A stretch of Longimicrobium terrae DNA encodes these proteins:
- a CDS encoding Txe/YoeB family addiction module toxin → MNSGPSSGLSGADAVSSDHSHRPQSRRALLSSQFLDDLVFWIQTSPRTAIRLIRIVEEVLRDPAMGIGKPERLKGMGGTWSRRLTQEHRVLYRVGDEHVMFDQARSHYGDR, encoded by the coding sequence ATGAACTCAGGTCCGAGTTCGGGCTTGAGCGGGGCTGACGCGGTATCCAGCGACCATTCGCATCGCCCGCAGTCTCGCCGCGCACTCCTCAGCTCTCAGTTCCTGGATGACCTCGTATTCTGGATTCAGACGAGTCCCCGGACCGCGATCCGCCTGATTCGGATTGTGGAAGAAGTGCTGCGAGATCCAGCAATGGGAATCGGCAAGCCTGAGCGGCTGAAAGGCATGGGTGGCACGTGGTCACGTCGGCTCACGCAGGAGCATCGCGTGCTCTACCGCGTCGGTGACGAGCACGTGATGTTCGATCAGGCCAGATCGCACTATGGCGACCGGTGA
- a CDS encoding SDR family NAD(P)-dependent oxidoreductase, with product MSDRVALVTGGTGGLGRAVIAAFLDAGWRVAVPTHRSGDDALAALASEHGDRLTSFAADLTTEEGATLSVQRTTEWAGGLDAVVHTVGGYAGGPPLHETSIADWDRMMDINLRGAFLLVRAAVPRIRPGGAMVFVSSRAALTGRRGHAAYAISKAALLTLTEAVAEENRGRLRVNAVLPGTIDTPANRAAMPGADTASWTAPEEIARVILFLASSESGAVTGATVPVDGRSLYKP from the coding sequence ATGAGTGACCGCGTTGCCCTGGTCACCGGCGGCACGGGCGGGCTGGGGCGCGCGGTGATCGCGGCGTTTCTGGATGCGGGATGGCGCGTCGCCGTCCCCACGCACCGCAGCGGGGACGATGCGCTGGCTGCGCTCGCCTCGGAACACGGGGACCGGCTGACTTCGTTCGCCGCCGACCTCACGACGGAGGAGGGCGCGACCCTCTCCGTCCAGCGCACGACCGAGTGGGCGGGCGGATTGGACGCCGTGGTGCATACGGTGGGCGGCTACGCGGGCGGCCCGCCGCTGCACGAAACGTCCATCGCCGATTGGGACCGGATGATGGACATCAACCTGCGCGGCGCCTTTCTGCTCGTCCGCGCCGCCGTCCCGCGCATCCGCCCGGGCGGCGCCATGGTCTTCGTTTCCTCCCGCGCGGCGCTCACGGGCCGGCGAGGACACGCGGCGTACGCTATCTCCAAAGCCGCCCTGCTGACGCTGACCGAGGCCGTCGCGGAAGAAAACCGCGGCCGGCTGCGCGTGAACGCCGTGCTCCCCGGCACCATCGACACGCCCGCCAACCGCGCCGCCATGCCCGGCGCGGACACCGCATCGTGGACGGCGCCAGAGGAAATCGCCCGCGTGATCCTGTTTCTGGCGTCTTCCGAATCGGGTGCAGTGACCGGAGCGACGGTTCCGGTGGATGGCAGAAGTTTATACAAACCTTGA